TGGCATCCAAAAAGGGTGTTAGCGTGAATGATATGCAAGGAGaacaaatctaaaataaaatggatattcactgataattttaaataaaatgacacacacacacacacacacacacacacacacacacacacacacacacacacacacacacatatatatatatatatatatatattgttgagattgttgacaacacaatttctatatcaatctggtttttgatgatgacaacgcattgcttaataacaagcacatgttgttactgaattacatgttcttatgctgattaattgtaatatctgttgaacatgtatatgtattgtgttacatgtttctatgttgattgattgatatatatatctggaacgtgtttacatGTTGTATGTGTTAtgtgttatgcatcatttcatatgttttactgcacatgttttaaagctaaaaatcgcgagcacttttatgaacttattcttgtgtGACAAAGTGATAGTACattcgactacattactaatggattcgaatatgctaaaatctttgtacagactttgagaatcagtgctatgtgttattttgagaagaaaagaatttcaaaatgttttacatgttgatagtcgactatgtgtgttacacattcgactgtatctgttgtctgatttaaaattctgttatgctcttgcactctaacagctatatttttaaaagttagttgagcattgatgacttggttaactgtattaaatgtggtTTGTTTTTAGTTGACTGAAAGCTGCTATGTTGATtgttctgttataactgtcataatccagtcgactgaattagtagcgtattcgactgagaaatcATCtgactaacaaaaatatataaatagactAAACACAAGTCTGTttagaagacttttgatgaactgacaatttcatttctatttcagatttctcttagctccaagaattctccaagaagacgatgatgatctttcttgaaagagattcaaagaggaaaTTATATTGTGCATTCATTGtctgatcaatatctgcacaagaaggtgttCTGTCATTGATcgtgaaggcttgacatcctgtgaagactactggAATTGATTATGCGGCTTGACATCCGTGAAGATTGCtggttttggacctgttgtgatacagggggatagttcattCTGAGGATTGTTCAGAGCGGTtatcagattgcagaagaggggattcttgctgcaagtcttacTGGTTTatttcctatattttggttttgggttaaagaTGAGAtctatatttttgacgtggaggtcttctatggattccttgttgtaaaaaccgcaaccattatagtgcatttgattcctgagttggaaggacactggatgtaggcattgttggccgaaccaatataaaaacctgtgtttgcatttctttatcccttatcttttacattacagtcgactttactcTTTACGTAATCAATTACatattttccgctgcatacatattttgattgcttgcatttcaagaaagtttaaaaagctttacctttttattacaagattgcaaaaaaaaaaacttatttttgaaacaacaccaattcaccctgatgaagaaaaaaaccaatctatttatatacaaaaattgaATCTATGATTTTCATCCTCTTATACCACATTTTActtctatttaatatattattttttattttaatacacaaaTAATCCTtccacaaatttatttttcttagtttttacAAGCACTCGTTAGATTTACTAGTCCATAacaaagtcttttttttttttcttctctaaattCAACTCTTATTTATTACGAGTACACCATATAGTATAGTATATTTCAAACAATTAAGAGGAGTTATTGCATGGAATATAAAGTCAAATTACGTgtaaatttcttaaaacaactgtAGAAGATATCAATGCAGCTtactttactattttaattttaaaaaaactcattGTATAAACACCAACTGTGATATCTTCAAGATCTTAACAAATCTTCTATATAATTTAGCcttataaaaactttaattatggCATATTAATGGGACATAGTGggattataaattaaatattagaaatagaattatatttttCGAAGTACATAACATATATCTTGACGCAAGGaggaaaataatttcaaagtgaaatacataaaaacaattataatttctatgcatatgaaaatattatttattgtgttcaacaatattaaattaaaatttaattaatttaataatattacaatatttgatttcatttaattataacattatttttgttcatataattaattaatatttaattatattaattagaatGTGAAACGACGACGGAGTAACGGCAAACGTACAACAGCCACAACCAGTAGCACCTGGTCCACAAATTTCTGCGCCAGTTTTTCACACGTTGACCCAATAAATTCCTTCCACGTGGAAAATGCCTAACCTACGTGGACCCTCCTGCACTGAACCTGTGCCACCAATTTTATTCCTTCAAACTTGGCAACTTTCAACAATGgtgtttttatgatttttccttttcatcatttttattttagattcttCTCGAATTCAACAAAACGATGCTAAACTTTTGATTTATGGTTACTGTTAATATTATggttaattaaataattatatacatatagtatacgaaaataataagatttaaactCATAAGTTTTTgtgtgaattattttaattcctcTGGTTAACATGATATTCCTAATCGTTGGGTAATGGTATACTTATGTATaagacaattttaattttaatataatatcatgtatatttattaaattaattttttaaaaatattattaatgtttcaaactaatttttataattaacaaattttaaaattaattttcaaaatatttattaatacacAATACAAAtactcataatattttatagtgATAAAATAGTGTAGAAATTATGAAATACCTTATAACAATTAGAAACACTTAAAAGATATAACAAGAATCCAATGAAGTGTTTATTCAAGAAACAATTTCTTCGAAgaagctttattttttttttcaaattactataaacatattaaatattagtttctctttttcttttttctttttaactgtCCATTTTTTTACTAACAATTGTTCccttttttgttatgttttacattttaaaataaaataattatttttcgaATTACAtccttaattttaataatatgaaaataggaagattaattatgataacagaaatatagaaaaaaaaatatgataacataaatatacagtgaaaaaagaaaactaaaaataaaatctgaccAAAGTCACTTCAAATtacattgaaaacaaaaaaaaaaaaaaacatagatgaTAATgactattataaaataagagaGTATCTAATTTAATAGgcattattaattaatgtagTGGAACTAAAAGTTTTTActtattaactaataaaaatatatactttgattataaaattcacttaaaagtttatattaatatatttttcaaatagttgtcataaaagtcaaaatatttattaaatataatgatttttcaACAGTatggtttttaaaataattgttatagaAAGTCAATCAAttacaaatcatcatcaacattatattaaaaatcatcatatatttaatataaaatatatgactTTTAAggtattaatataaaaattaatgaagcATATATGgtaatttatattgaataagCATATGATAGAAAagtcaataataatttttactcactcaatttataattattctcatagattttattaaaatatatttttttataatagcaTATAATCgatttatattatcataaaactAACAAAGTACATATAGTAATTTATGATTGAATCCGCATACAATTAAGAAAGtctgttataattttattctgtCAAATTGCAATTATGCTCTTGCATTTTACGAAAAtgattttagataaaaaaaaaaaattattctgtcataaattataataatgatactttaaGTGAAAAAAGACGAagattacattaattataagaagggagaaagtttataatttgtttctccaatctgaaagaaataaaatcagaGGTTCTTTGAAGGTACGTGTCTTCCAAATACTTTTCCTCCTTTCAACGTTGTTGTATTTGTTTGTTTAGCCTCCATATGTTGTTGTCATTGTCACTTTTTCTTCGTGGCATAGGTGTTGGAATGGTGGTGTGACAGTGATCTGAGGCAGAGATATTTGTGCTATGGGTACTTGTATGTCAAAGACTGATGCATGTGCTGGAGGGATGTTGAATTTTTACAAGAAGAAGACCATGAAGAAACGAGATAAACTCAGAAAAAGAGTGTCTTATCAGTTGTCGAATGGATCATTGAACAAGGTTGATAATATGCCTGAGCCAGAGCCAGAGACTCAGCCGCGCTCCTTTTCCAAACCCATTTCCCAAGgttcatacttttatttttattatgcatttctctgatttggttttgtttttatcttcttttgGAGAGTGATTTGCCGTTTGTGTTATGTTTTATAGCTGCATTTTGCAGTTTTGCTATTTGCTTTTATGCCTTTGTTATAGGAGACTTTGTAGTGTGAGCATGTATTAGAATGGTTATGCCATGTGAAAAGCTGAGATAGCTGTTGATTGTTTTAACAGTTATTACAGCTCAGTGAGTGTTTGGTTTTATGCTTTCACATATTCTGAAGCAATTGAACCTGACTGAGTGAAATTGTTGGAATGGCATTCAACATGAATCTAAATGGAGGTTCTAACAAACCTTGAAGCACTGAAGTAGACAGATTTTAATAACCGATGCAAATTTGCCTCTTAAGCTTAGAAGTTTGCGGCAATTGTTATATGGATAAAATGTCTGGGAGGTTGTGGTGGGAATGGATCATATATTAGAAggattaaactaattttttcttCCCTAAGGCAGGTGTTGAAATTTAATAGTAAACTAAGCATTGGTCGTGGGATTCACGGTTTTCTTCACAGATAGTTTTATCCTCAGAAAAAGTTTGAACGTAAATTTGTAAATTGGAACTGAGCTAATTAGTGGATATCTATTTCAGTGGACTTTCTATAGTTTTCTCATCCTTACATCTATTAAATTAGCTTGTGCCAAAAGTATTTCCTGAAACCCGTAGTTCTCCCGTGTTTAATTTGTGGCAGATGGAATTGTTGAGGAAGCATGGTTTGATTCTGTTGCATTATTTGACTCAGAGTGTGATGATGATTACCAGAGTGTTCTTGACGGTATGATTTTGCGTATtctaaatttagtttttgatgTATTAGTTACAATCACTTTAATGCATTTGTTTATGATCACATTTTTCAATATatgattgaataaaatttatttatgcagattttatATCTCTAAATGGAACTGAATCAAACCGTGGAGTTTTAATAGATCAGATGCATGAACCAGGGGAGCTATCAAAAGGACATTCTGCACATGACTTCTCTGAAGGTGTAAAAAATTCACAGACTGAGTCTTGTGATGTAGATATCACGGATTCTAAATTTAAACAAGAGGGACGTGTAAATGAAGCACAAGAACCTGTTTTTCTTGATGAATTTTCGATAGTGAATGAGAACTCCAAAAgggatgatgaagatttggACAACTGCGGCATTCTTCCAAACAATTGTTTGTCATGTCTTTCATCTATTGATCAGAGATCATTATGTTCTAGTCCTAATACAAGGAAGAGGGATCCTACAAAACATTCTTCTAAATGGAATGGGAATGCTACTCTATGTGAGTTCAAGTTCTCGAGACAAACTTCTTATCATTAATGATCCTTGTCACTGAAATGGACTGATCAAACATTGGGATTctattgtttgatatatatgtttACACCAATGCcttaatagtttttaattacaCGGTTAAAATTTAGACTTGTAAATACATATCCACAGGCAGAATTATATTTGGCTTGGCtttattttcttgataaaacatttttatgcaGGGAGTAGAAgaaataattttcttcaaatcGTGCTGGATATCACCCACTTTGAGTTGATCTATTAGTTATGATTTAGCTCTGCATTTTGTCATATGGAATGTTGAGTTAGGACTTGTATGTTTAACCTCTTTTATGGAAGAGtagtttttaaattagaaaagaaaatatcttaaatttcttaataaCTGGAtagattttacaaaataaagcTGAATCCATTAGAAAAACGATTAAGTATAGAACCATTCTTTATCAAAGTTCACTGCGTAGCATGCATGCTAATTTGAATTGATGAACATTACACTGTTCTAAATTCAActtttatgttatgttatgatTTCAAAATGCATCCTTATTTTCTCAGCACATTGCTTCTTATTATGAAACAATGAGTGTATATCctcatgtttctttttttttttttttatggttttcaGCTTCATCGAAGACAATTCTACTAAGACCACTAGCAGGTTATCAAGTACCCTTTTGTCCAATTGAGAAAAGAATGCTTGATTCTTGGTCACAAATTGGTCCCTGCACTTTTAAAGTTCGAGGACCAAACTATTTGAAGTAAGATTAAGATTCTGTTTGCAATTTGTTTGAAGAACACATTATTGTACACAGATGCCTTGACTTGAATCacagttaaaatatatattttaacgtACGTATCCACAGACAAAAATTACGTTTGACTTGAGCTTATTTATTTGacaaattatatcatttttatggCAGGGATAAGAAGAAAGAATTTGCTTCAAACTATTCTGCATATTACCCATTTGGTGTTGATGTATTCTTATCCCCTCGGAAAATAGACCATATAGCCAGGTTTGTTGAACTTCCTCTGGCGAGTCCTTTTGGGAAACTTCCACCCCTACTTGTAGTAAATGTTCAGGTACTCATATTTTTCTTCCCCTTCTTGCTGAGAATCGTTCTAGTAGTAACTGTGGATTGCTAGATAGATTTTAATGTCTATTTTTACCTTTGCCTAATCATGGTACATTATTGTTAACAGTAAAGTCAAAAAGAACTTTTAGTATATAAAACTTCCatttggaaaattaaaaaaatttgtttaacacAAAACCAATAACAATTGACCATTTAACTGCATCATTCCATTCATTAATATAAAGtgggaaaaaaaatgaatccaTATTAGATGTCTGTGTGAACAGGTTTTACACtgaaattgtaaataaattgaattctCTTTCAATATGCTCTAATCTATTGTTTTTGGGTGCATACTCTTATACTCTTATTTTTGTGGGTTTCAGATTCCTGTTTACCCTCCCTCACTTTTTCAAGGTGAAACTGATGGGGAAGGAATGAGTTTTGTGTTGTACTTCAAACTTTCTGAAAGTTACTCCAAAGACCTTCCGTTGAATTTTCAAGAAAACATCAGAGTACGATGGGTCCTTAATGCagttaatttatcatttaatatcGCAGTGTAAATTCTGCTAAAGTGTGCATTGTGCAATCTTTATGATTTCTTATTCTGATGAAGTAACAAAGTATTCATGCCTACAGAGGTTGATGGACGATGAAGTTGAAACAGTAAAGACTTTTCTAGGAGATGCAATTGTTCCCTTCAGGGAAAGATTGAAAATTTTAGGTCGTATTGTCAACCCAGAAGATCTTCATTTAAGTGCACCAGAACGGAAGCTTTTACAGTCTTACAATGAGAAACCTTTTCTCTCACGACCGCAACATGAGTTTTACACAGTAAGCTGCTTCAGTGCTTCTCATAATGGTTTTTCAATATACCTATAACTAATGCTGAGAATGAGCAATACCTGAAATTTATGTATTATGGTTTCTTTCAGTAGACTTATAACGCTTCTCATATTTCCGTTAACTCGTATAGTCTCTTTACAATTACGTCTTTGATATCTCCAGTGAATGTTTTCTGTTAtgttattgataaaaattgtCTCATCAAGCAGTTAATTTTCAAACACGATCATCAATTGCTTATAAAAAAAACGATCATCAATCGACAAAAATAGATTGTGAAACACTAGTTAGACTTAAAAGGGAACATAATTTTCTCTGGGCTACTTCGACTAGTTTATTGTTAATGTACATTTTGGTTTTGTCTTTTTAGGACCTATATCTTTGGACCACAATTTATGGTGGTTCCATTTCATTTGCAAGACACGTAATATGCACATGCAGTACTTTGTTTtcgaatcttttgaaaaaactgaTCAGTATGATATTTGTGGCAGGGAGAAAATTACTTTGAGATTGATTTGGACATGCATAGGTTCAGTTATATCTCCAGGAAAGGTTTCGATACTTTCTTGGACAGATTAAAGAACTGCGTTCTAGATGTTGGTCTAACTATTCAGGCAAGCAGTTTCTCTATTGTAAAAATGAAATGTATTTTCTGCTTATTTTCCAGTTAATTACtaacaatttttcttatatGCATCACAATTCAGGGGAACAAAGCAGAGGAGTTGCCAGAGCAAGTTTTATGTTGTATTAGGCTAAGCTGTATAGATTATTTGAATTACCCGCAACTGGGGCTAACTGAGGATTCCCTTTAATAATATGCTTGCAAAACATTATGATCAGCAATTGTCATTTCAAGATGGGTTCGtgtcatcttttttattttgttggtatagAGTTTAATATCTTATCACAAATGATAGGAAATAAGCCTGTGATGATGGGAATTTATAGCATAGTTTTATAGTGGAAAGACCAGGCTCAAGGAAATGTCATTGACACAACAATGCAAATAGAGGCCAACCTACACCAACTTAAATAACGACAAGAGGGTCCACAGTCTCCGTATGcaaacaaatttattctatCAAGGTAACTAAATCAACTTAATGAATGAGTTCTGATGAGGAACAGAGGTAATTCAGCTAGTAGCAACAACCATATAATTTTTAAGTCAATTATGCTTCATTATCGGTGTACAGTAGTTGAAGGAAGCAATCATTAGCCATAATAAAAAAAGGGAACTTCAggattttacatattttaattatcccTCATGAAGTTGTTCGGAAGTTTTAGGATACTTCTCATGATTGGCTTCTAACACTAAGCATAACATTTCTTCTCGTGTTCTAGGAATGAGATactctaataaatatattgcGAATCCGGGATCTTAAACTGTCACAGAAATCCAATAATTGTCTTAAGTTtctatttctaaattaaaaaagaaatgaatgaaataaGAGATGTATCTATCCCTTTCCTGGTGAAATATGTGAATGCTCAGTTTTCTGGTTGTGTATCAAGCTGAAAATCATGTTTCTGAATGATGGCGAGAGTAGCTTTAAGTAAGCATTACACTTGACAATTTTCAAAGTTTACAAGGACCGAGAGGCTTTCCACATAACCCTTTATTTCCAGAATATGAACTCTCAGGAAAGTCAATCAAAGGTTTGCCCTCTGGAATTTCCCCTTCAAGATGATTGTTAGATACGTTTAATTCCTTTAGCTTCAGCAACTTGAGAAATCCGTTTGGAATTTTACCGGTGAAGTGATTTTCCTGTAGCTTCAATATCTCCAATGAGGTTAAATTTGCCAGCACTTCTGGCATGTTGGAGCCTAATTCGTTGAAGCTCAAATCCAAACTATTAAGTGAATTCAATCTCCCAATTGAATTTGGTAACCTACCTTCCAGATGGTTATGAGACAAATTCATAAACTGAATGCTATATTGCCCTCCAGCAGTTTCCTCAATACCCCTTGAGAAGCTGTTTTGGGAAAGATCGACAAATTTCAGTGAACCCCCGAAAATACCTTGTTCTATGTCAAATACTGGAGCTATGGAACCTGTTAGTCTATTTGAGTGAAGATCAAGGACACCAAGATCTTGCAAATTTATAAAGGAATCAGGGATATCTGAATAAAGAGAGTTCCTAGAGAGATTTAACAAGTAGAGTTGACTGAGGCTTCCTATCCATGATGGTATGCTTCCACTGAGAATGTTTACTGACAAGTCCAGTTCCTGTATTGGACTATTGGTTGTTTGGAAAAAATCTGGAATTTGGCCCTGGATTCCACAACCAGCCAAGTAAATGTTGGAAAGTGATGACATGTTTGCCATCCATTTTGGAATGGCAGAGAGTTTCAGATGGTTGAAAGAAAGATCAAGtgtttgaagattttgaaggGAAGATATCTCCTGAGGTAATGGTCCTTCAATCAAATTTCTAGAGATGTTCAACATTATGAGCCGAGAAAGTTGGCCTAGTGATTTTGGTATTTGATCAGACAAGAAGTTACCACTGAGATATAACTCAGTCAGTGATACCAACTTTCCTAAACTAGACGGCAGTACTCCTTCAAGTTTGTTGTTTGATAGTGACAGTCTTTGAAGAGATACCAAATAGCCAATATTGGAAGGTATATTTCCAACAAGGAGATTGTTATGGAGTCTTAAGAAACTGAGAGAAGACATTTCACCAGATCTTGAAGGAAATGCTATGGTTCCCTCAAGAGAATTGGTGTTCAGATACAAAACTGAAATGGCAGTTAAATTGGTTAATGAAGAAGGCATCTTCCCGCTTAGCAAATTGTTTGAAAGATCAAGCTTTGTCAAAGCCTTCATCTCACCAACACTATTGGGTATATTGCCCACAAGAGCATTGTCATGAGCATCCAATTCTtccaaatttatcaaattcCCAAGTGAGTATGGTATTATACctgataatttatttgaataaagcAGCAACCTTTTGAGACTTTTAAGGCTTCCAAGGCTCATGGGAATAGACCCCCATAGCTTATTTTCCTGCAGAGCTAGGTCTTGGAGGTTTGGAAACTGTCCAATGCTTTCTGGTATTGGACCAGTTAAATTGTTGCCATAAAGGTAGAGCTTTTGGAGCTTTGGCAGGTGCAAACCAATGGTGTTTGGAATAGCTCCACTAAGACCAACTAAACCACCAAGATCAATGATTTCAAGGGAGGTGAGGAGTGTTATGGAAGGAGAAATCCGCCCTATCATTTGTGTTTGAAATAAATCTGTATCTGTGGAAATAAATCCTGGGAGATTAATCTGTATCACTCTAGAGGTTGCATTTTCACAGACAATACCTTCCCACTTGCAGCAGCTCGCACCAATCCACTTAGCTAAGCGACCAGATGTGTCCTTTTGAATTCCATTCTTGAAGCTCATCAAAGCTTCCAGGTCAATGGGGCTGCAGGCTTCTATGGTCCAACTTGTGCCTCCAAATGTTATCAGTGTCAGCAGTGCAACTACATGCAGCAGATGATGATCCATGTTTTTACTACCAAATGAAGTTGGTTCTTTTGGAGTGATCTTTTGCAACTGAAAATGTACTTAAGATTGTTGGTTTGGATTTCATCTTGAGAATAGATCATAAGGCACAGATAAGAAAAGCTAGTTCTTCTCAGAgatctaactttttctttttggatcaccttttctctttaaatatttttatactatgaAAAGAATATTTGTCTGTGTCATTATGTGCTTAATAATGCTTGTGGCCATTTAATTCAAACACTGGCCCATCTCATTTGATTGACTTGAATTCGTCCCTTCCAATCACTCCTACATTTCTAAAATCAAATGTTACTGATCCAATTTTACCTGAGTTTTTGGGGGGAAGCAACTTGAGTTTGGCATTGCAGTTATGAAATATAGAGATACTTCTGCAACATTCGTATGTCAACATGTCAGACACTGCTGGAACATGACACTTGTGAAATATGTTGTGCTCCGATCAGACATTTTTCATCTTTgtcacaattaatattttttaacacttcTTCAATATAGTTTGAATCTAAGTCAAGAGAGTCAACCAGTCCCTAAGTTTTTGCCATACTCTTCTCAAATATCCCTATTATACAAAAAAACacctattattaaaaaagtgaaagagaCAACTTATACTGTAAATATTTCAagacttttatcatttttttttgtaaagctTGTTATAATTTGTTCTTACTTTAAGAGATATATAACATAGTGACAGAGAGACAACCTGAAACGTCCAAgtgttattaaattattatctcAGTGTCTATTCTATAAAAcctttactttattattattattattattattattataataataataataataatgcattctatattaataaaattaataaaatttatatagagGCCGGAACTGTAAAAGTCAGCTTTTGTGGCATGATTCTCTCAAAGTTGTCAAAAGGCTAGCAAACAGCAATTTAGAAGTTATTCAACTTTCATCATTTTATACTATTCTTCCTTTGTGTGtacttttattacaaattttgtgCACTTCAAGGACTCGTCTCTGTCCATTGTCTTAAACTATAAGATATGCATTAAATTCCTAACTGCACTCTTTTACATGCagtgttttctttttgtggtgaaaattttaatatgatagaaaatttaagtgtaaatttaaatct
This genomic stretch from Vigna radiata var. radiata cultivar VC1973A chromosome 7, Vradiata_ver6, whole genome shotgun sequence harbors:
- the LOC106766054 gene encoding uncharacterized protein LOC106766054; its protein translation is MGTCMSKTDACAGGMLNFYKKKTMKKRDKLRKRVSYQLSNGSLNKVDNMPEPEPETQPRSFSKPISQDGIVEEAWFDSVALFDSECDDDYQSVLDDFISLNGTESNRGVLIDQMHEPGELSKGHSAHDFSEGVKNSQTESCDVDITDSKFKQEGRVNEAQEPVFLDEFSIVNENSKRDDEDLDNCGILPNNCLSCLSSIDQRSLCSSPNTRKRDPTKHSSKWNGNATLSSSKTILLRPLAGYQVPFCPIEKRMLDSWSQIGPCTFKVRGPNYLKDKKKEFASNYSAYYPFGVDVFLSPRKIDHIARFVELPLASPFGKLPPLLVVNVQIPVYPPSLFQGETDGEGMSFVLYFKLSESYSKDLPLNFQENIRRLMDDEVETVKTFLGDAIVPFRERLKILGRIVNPEDLHLSAPERKLLQSYNEKPFLSRPQHEFYTGENYFEIDLDMHRFSYISRKGFDTFLDRLKNCVLDVGLTIQGNKAEELPEQVLCCIRLSCIDYLNYPQLGLTEDSL
- the LOC106768019 gene encoding probable leucine-rich repeat receptor-like protein kinase At1g35710, with the translated sequence MDHHLLHVVALLTLITFGGTSWTIEACSPIDLEALMSFKNGIQKDTSGRLAKWIGASCCKWEGIVCENATSRVIQINLPGFISTDTDLFQTQMIGRISPSITLLTSLEIIDLGGLVGLSGAIPNTIGLHLPKLQKLYLYGNNLTGPIPESIGQFPNLQDLALQENKLWGSIPMSLGSLKSLKRLLLYSNKLSGIIPYSLGNLINLEELDAHDNALVGNIPNSVGEMKALTKLDLSNNLLSGKMPSSLTNLTAISVLYLNTNSLEGTIAFPSRSGEMSSLSFLRLHNNLLVGNIPSNIGYLVSLQRLSLSNNKLEGVLPSSLGKLVSLTELYLSGNFLSDQIPKSLGQLSRLIMLNISRNLIEGPLPQEISSLQNLQTLDLSFNHLKLSAIPKWMANMSSLSNIYLAGCGIQGQIPDFFQTTNSPIQELDLSVNILSGSIPSWIGSLSQLYLLNLSRNSLYSDIPDSFINLQDLGVLDLHSNRLTGSIAPVFDIEQGIFGGSLKFVDLSQNSFSRGIEETAGGQYSIQFMNLSHNHLEGRLPNSIGRLNSLNSLDLSFNELGSNMPEVLANLTSLEILKLQENHFTGKIPNGFLKLLKLKELNVSNNHLEGEIPEGKPLIDFPESSYSGNKGLCGKPLGPCKL